The Burkholderia sp. NRF60-BP8 genomic sequence ACATCCATGCGTTCCTGATGAAATGGCTGCCGCACTTCCGCGATGACAACCGCAGCTACCTGACCGTCGCCATCGGCTGCACGGGCGGCCAGCATCGCTCGGTGTTCATCGCGGAAACGCTCGCCGCGCGCCTCGCGCGCGACGCGAACGTGATCGTGCGGCATCGTGACGCGCCAGTGGATGTCGACGCGTCGTCGCGGCTCGTCTCCGAGGTCGATCGACCCTAGCGACACCCGCCCCCACGCCCGCGCGCCATGTCCTCCCTATCGACCACCCTGATCGACTTGCCGCTGTTTCCGCTGCACACGGTGCTGTTTCCGGGAGGGCTGCTCCCGCTCAAGGTGTTCGAGGCGCGCTATCTCGACATGTCGCGCGCATGCCTGCGCGACGACGCGCCGTTCGGCGTGTGCCTGCTCAAGAGCGGGCCCGAAGTCGCGCAGGACGGCGCGGTGTCGGTGCCCGAAACCATCGGCTGCATGGCGCGCATCACCGAGTGCGATACCGGCGAGTTCGGGATGCTTTATCTGCAGGCGGTCGGCACGCAGCGTTTCGAGTTGCTGTCGTATCGCGTCGAAAGCAACGGGCTGCTGGTCGGCATCGCGGAGCCGCTGCCCGACGACATCCCGCTCGAAGGCGAGCAGGCGCTCGCGCAGTTCGGCTCGTGCGCCGAGGTGCTCGAGCGCATCATCGACGCGCTGAAGAAGTCCGATCCGGAGAAAATGCCGTTCGGCGAACCGTTCCGCCTCGACGATCCGAGCTGGGTATCGAATCGCCTCGCGGAACTGCTGCCGCTCGACCTGCGCGCGCGGCAGAAGCTGATGGAGTTTCCGGACGTCGGCGCGCGCATCGACGCCGTGCACCACGTGCTCGACCGGCACGGCTGGCTGTAACGCCGCAGCCTCCGTCGCGCAGCGCACCTGCCCGGCGAGCCTGCCTGCGCGACGGCACAGCCGCGACAGTCAGGCGCCTTCCCGAACGCGGCCCGCGCCGCGCCCCACGCCGTTCGTTACAGCAGCGGCCCGCTCAGCGCATCGAGCAGCTTGCGCACGGGCGCCGGCACGCCGTACGCGTCGAGCCGGCTCAGCGGCACCCATGCGGTGTCCGCGTCCCGCGCCGGCGACGGCAGGCCCTTGCCTTCCGTCAGATCGCTCAGCCGCGGCTCGATCTCGAGCCGGAAATGCGTGAACGTATGCGTGAGCGGCGCGAGCGGCACCGTGCCGCCGCCGCCGAAGCCGCGCGCGAGATCCGCGAGCGCGGCATCGCCGTCCGCTTGCGGCAGGCTCCACAGTCCGCCCCAGATGCCGGTTGGCGGCCGGCGCTCGAGCAGCACGGCGTCGCCGTCGCGCAGCACGAGCATCCAGGTCTTGCGCGTCGGCACGGCCTTCTTCGGCCGCGCGGCCGGCAGTTCGCGCTGACGGCCGGTCGATTGCGCGACACAGTCGCCCGCGAACGGGCATCGCGCGCAGTCGGGTTTGCCGCGCACGCACAGCGTCGCGCCCAGATCCATCAGCCCCTGCGTATACGCGCTCACGTCGGCCGCGTTCGCGGCGTCGGGCAGCAGCGATTCGGCGAGCGCCCACATGTCGTTCTCGACGCGCTTCTCGCCCGGAAAGCCCTCGACGCCGAATACCCGCGCGAGCACGCGCTTCACGTTGCCGTCGAGGATCGTCGCGCGCGCGCCGTACGCAAACGACGCGATCGCGGCGGCCGTCGAACGACCGATGCCCGGCAGTTCGGCCAATGCGTCGGGGGTCGCCGGAAACGCGCCGCCGTGCTCGGCGACGACGACCTGTGCGCAGCGGTGCAGGTTGCGCGCGCGCGAGTAGTAGCCGAGCCCCGCCCACAGCGCCATCACGTCGTCGCTCGGCGCGGCCGCGAGCGCGGCGACGTCGGGGTAGCGGTCGAGAAAACGCGTGTAATACGGAATGACGGTCGATACCTGCGTCTGCTGCAGCATGATTTCCGACAGCCAGATCCGGTACGGGTCGCGGGTGTTCTGCCACGGCAGGTCATGGCGGCCATGCTCGCGCTGCCACGCGACGAGACGCGTGGCGAACGTGCGGTGCAGCGGCGTGACGGGGAACGGAGCGGGGGCGATGCGGGGCGGCTTCAAGTTTGTCTGATGGCGGAAAAGGGTTTCAACGCTGGCACGTCGGGCAGAAATAGGTCGATCGCTGGCCCTGCACGATCTGGCGGATCGATGTGCCGCATACGCGGCACGGCTGGCCGGCGCGATCGTAGACGAAGCAGTCGAGCTGGAAGTAGCCGCTTTCGCCGTTGCTGCCGACGAAATCGCGCAACGTGCTGCCACCGCGCTCGATCGCGTCGGCGAGCGTCGCGCGTACCGCATCGGCCAGCCGCTCGTAGCGCGGCAGCGACACCTTGCCGGCGGCCGTCGTCGGCCGGATGCCGGCGCGAAACAGGCTCTCCGACGCGTAGATGTTGCCGACGCCGACGACCATGTCGCCCGCGAGCAGCGCCTGCTTGACCGACACCGTGCGGCCGCGCGTGCGCGCATGCAGCAGCGCGCCGGTGAACGCCGGCGAGAACGGCTCGACGCCGAGGCTCGCGAGTAGCGGATGCGCATGCACGTCGCCTGCTTCACGCGGATGCCACAGCACGGCGCCGAAGCGGCGCGGATCGCGGAACCGCAGCACGAATTCGTCGAAGATCCAGTCGATGTGGTCGTGCTTCGCCGCGACCGGCACGCCGGTTGCGGGTAGCACGCGCAGCGTGCCGGTCATCCCGAGATGGACGATGAACCAGCCTGCATCGACCTCGAACAGCAGGTACTTGCCGCGGCGCTCGACGGCGAGCACCTCCCGCGCGCGCAACTGCTCGGCGAGCCCCGCCGGCACGGGCCAGCGCAGCATCGCGGTACGGACGTCGACACGCTCGACGCGGCGGCCCGCGACAAAGGGCGCGATGCCCCGGCGCGTGACTTCGACTTCTGGCAACTCTGGCATGTTTTGCGGGTCTGAGGCTACGGTCTGTTTACATAGGAACGCGCGTGCGCCGCCACGAAAACGGCCGCGCTCGCGGCGCCCCCGAACGAGACACGGGAATACCCGAAATCGCCCGCCCGGCAGCACGCGAGACGGGCGATTTCGGGCATTCGCATGGGGATTCCACAGGTAAGCGGACCCTATCACGATCGTGCGTGTATTGTAGCGAGCGCGTTACAATCGGTTGAAACATCGAACGGATTTCCATGACCCTGCCCTCGAAGCTGCTTCAGAAGCGCCCCGCCGCCGTGCGCGGCGCGCGCGCCTTCCCGGTCCGCCGTGCACTCGGTGCCGCGCTGCTTGCCGCCTGGACCCTCACCGCCTTTCCGGCCCACGCGCAGGATCCGGCCTCGGACGACGCGGAGCCGCAGGGCGCGTTCGAGCATGTGATGCCGGACGAGCAGAAGAATCTCCCCGGCGTGCCGCTGACGAGCCAGATCGTCTACCAGGTGCTCGCCGCCGAGGTCGCGCTCCAGCGCAACCAGCCGGCACCGGCCTACCAGACCTACCTCG encodes the following:
- a CDS encoding LON peptidase substrate-binding domain-containing protein, with translation MSSLSTTLIDLPLFPLHTVLFPGGLLPLKVFEARYLDMSRACLRDDAPFGVCLLKSGPEVAQDGAVSVPETIGCMARITECDTGEFGMLYLQAVGTQRFELLSYRVESNGLLVGIAEPLPDDIPLEGEQALAQFGSCAEVLERIIDALKKSDPEKMPFGEPFRLDDPSWVSNRLAELLPLDLRARQKLMEFPDVGARIDAVHHVLDRHGWL
- the mutY gene encoding A/G-specific adenine glycosylase; translation: MKPPRIAPAPFPVTPLHRTFATRLVAWQREHGRHDLPWQNTRDPYRIWLSEIMLQQTQVSTVIPYYTRFLDRYPDVAALAAAPSDDVMALWAGLGYYSRARNLHRCAQVVVAEHGGAFPATPDALAELPGIGRSTAAAIASFAYGARATILDGNVKRVLARVFGVEGFPGEKRVENDMWALAESLLPDAANAADVSAYTQGLMDLGATLCVRGKPDCARCPFAGDCVAQSTGRQRELPAARPKKAVPTRKTWMLVLRDGDAVLLERRPPTGIWGGLWSLPQADGDAALADLARGFGGGGTVPLAPLTHTFTHFRLEIEPRLSDLTEGKGLPSPARDADTAWVPLSRLDAYGVPAPVRKLLDALSGPLL
- the mutM gene encoding bifunctional DNA-formamidopyrimidine glycosylase/DNA-(apurinic or apyrimidinic site) lyase; the protein is MPELPEVEVTRRGIAPFVAGRRVERVDVRTAMLRWPVPAGLAEQLRAREVLAVERRGKYLLFEVDAGWFIVHLGMTGTLRVLPATGVPVAAKHDHIDWIFDEFVLRFRDPRRFGAVLWHPREAGDVHAHPLLASLGVEPFSPAFTGALLHARTRGRTVSVKQALLAGDMVVGVGNIYASESLFRAGIRPTTAAGKVSLPRYERLADAVRATLADAIERGGSTLRDFVGSNGESGYFQLDCFVYDRAGQPCRVCGTSIRQIVQGQRSTYFCPTCQR